A genomic segment from Spirochaetota bacterium encodes:
- a CDS encoding DUF2147 domain-containing protein, which yields MKPLARGVVAILCTAVLCCLCGGTVNAAFPEEGYWKSVDDKTGMATAYWLFTVDGGVLSGFIISYPNMKPDDTCTACSGGAEDWNNKPITGTAWLQLTERTAEGIWENGYIIDSKKGAKYKAKVWLEDGNLKMRGYVGFMYSTQTWYRTTKEQAEAGEF from the coding sequence ATGAAACCATTAGCAAGGGGCGTCGTCGCGATACTCTGCACCGCGGTTCTGTGCTGTCTATGCGGCGGGACCGTGAACGCCGCATTTCCCGAGGAGGGCTATTGGAAAAGCGTGGACGATAAAACGGGCATGGCCACGGCCTATTGGCTCTTCACGGTCGACGGGGGGGTGTTGTCCGGGTTCATTATCAGCTATCCCAACATGAAGCCGGACGATACGTGCACGGCCTGCAGCGGCGGCGCGGAGGACTGGAACAACAAGCCCATCACGGGCACCGCGTGGCTTCAGCTTACCGAACGCACCGCGGAGGGCATCTGGGAAAACGGTTACATCATCGATTCGAAAAAGGGAGCGAAATATAAGGCTAAGGTCTGGCTGGAGGACGGAAACCTGAAGATGCGGGGCTATGTGGGGTTCATGTACAGCACCCAAACATGGTACCGGACAACAAAGGAGCAGGCCGAGGCGGGAGAATTTTAG